The following are encoded together in the Halopiger aswanensis genome:
- a CDS encoding TIGR01548 family HAD-type hydrolase, producing the protein MNADAVVLDIDGVLVDVADSYRRAIVESVDYVYDRTIRKEDIQGFKDAGGFNNDWELTYAAALYVLATSEGYDESIDEFTDAIAENGGGLEAAESVVRDRIDARATQRVKERWDRERLRDVFQQLYLGAELYRGLEGGEPDIETEGFIHDEPVLLEADARDALLAEYDVGVLTGRPEAEAEIALERVGLEQEVSLEHRFTMDDWEEGKPHPRALTTLAERFDAERIVFVGDTLDDVRTATNAAEADREREYYGIGVLTGGLTGEEGRRKYEAEDAAAVLESINELPDLLAE; encoded by the coding sequence ATGAACGCAGACGCCGTCGTGCTCGACATCGACGGAGTGCTCGTCGACGTCGCCGACTCCTACCGGCGCGCGATCGTCGAGTCCGTCGACTACGTCTACGACCGCACGATCCGCAAGGAAGACATTCAGGGGTTCAAGGACGCGGGCGGATTCAACAACGACTGGGAGCTCACCTACGCCGCCGCCCTCTACGTCCTCGCGACGAGTGAAGGGTACGACGAGTCTATCGACGAGTTTACCGACGCCATCGCCGAGAACGGCGGCGGCCTCGAGGCCGCCGAGTCCGTCGTCCGCGACCGGATCGACGCCCGGGCGACCCAGCGCGTGAAAGAGCGGTGGGACCGCGAGCGGCTGCGCGACGTCTTCCAGCAACTCTACCTCGGTGCGGAGCTCTACCGCGGCCTCGAGGGTGGCGAACCCGACATCGAGACCGAGGGGTTCATCCACGACGAGCCGGTGCTGCTCGAGGCCGACGCCCGCGACGCGTTGCTCGCCGAGTACGACGTCGGCGTTCTGACCGGCCGCCCCGAAGCGGAGGCCGAAATCGCCCTCGAGCGCGTGGGGCTCGAGCAGGAAGTGTCCCTCGAGCACCGGTTTACGATGGACGACTGGGAGGAAGGGAAGCCCCACCCGCGGGCGCTGACGACGCTGGCCGAGCGGTTTGATGCTGAGCGCATCGTCTTCGTCGGGGACACGTTGGACGACGTTCGGACGGCGACCAACGCCGCCGAGGCCGATCGGGAACGGGAGTACTACGGGATCGGCGTGCTCACCGGCGGGTTGACCGGCGAAGAAGGGCGCCGAAAGTACGAGGCCGAAGATGCAGCGGCGGTGCTCGAGTCGATCAACGAACTGCCGGACCTGCTGGCCGAGTAA
- a CDS encoding glycerophosphodiester phosphodiesterase produces MYRPSNSQPAVIAHRGYAGVAPENTVAAAVRAADRDDTAMIELDVQPAACGTPVVIHDEHLEGTRPRDGRPLTDADGLVWETPLEKLQETRVLGTDEAIPTLAAFLEALPDTVGVNVELKNPGTTDLRFGEALAPDERDARRDVWEPFVERVVDECRAFDGDLLFSSFCEGALASLREIAPEYAAAPLVWDDLEAGLAIADRYDCEAIHPPRNAVAGVPLATTEYAGFPAAEPAIDVLERTHEDGRAVNVWTVETWGQFDQLAAAGVDGIIADYPGLER; encoded by the coding sequence ATGTATCGTCCCTCGAATTCCCAGCCCGCCGTCATCGCCCACCGCGGCTACGCCGGCGTCGCCCCCGAGAACACCGTCGCTGCAGCCGTTCGGGCCGCCGACCGCGACGACACGGCGATGATCGAGCTCGACGTCCAGCCGGCCGCCTGCGGGACGCCGGTCGTCATCCACGACGAGCACCTCGAGGGCACCCGTCCCCGCGACGGCCGGCCGCTCACCGACGCCGACGGCCTCGTCTGGGAGACGCCGCTCGAGAAGTTACAGGAAACGCGAGTTCTGGGCACCGACGAGGCGATTCCGACGCTCGCCGCGTTCCTCGAGGCGCTCCCGGACACGGTCGGCGTCAACGTCGAACTGAAGAACCCCGGCACGACGGACCTGCGCTTCGGCGAGGCGCTCGCACCCGACGAGCGCGACGCGCGGCGAGACGTCTGGGAACCGTTCGTCGAGCGCGTCGTCGACGAGTGTCGCGCCTTCGACGGCGACTTGCTCTTCTCGTCGTTCTGCGAGGGCGCGCTCGCTTCCCTCCGCGAGATTGCGCCCGAGTACGCTGCCGCGCCGCTCGTCTGGGACGACCTCGAGGCCGGGCTCGCGATCGCCGACCGCTACGACTGCGAGGCGATCCACCCGCCGCGAAACGCCGTCGCCGGCGTCCCGCTAGCGACGACGGAGTACGCCGGCTTCCCGGCTGCAGAGCCGGCGATCGACGTGCTCGAGCGGACCCACGAGGACGGCCGCGCGGTCAACGTCTGGACGGTCGAGACGTGGGGTCAGTTCGACCAACTCGCCGCGGCCGGCGTCGACGGGATTATCGCAGACTATCCCGGGCTCGAGCGGTAA
- a CDS encoding response regulator — protein MSAMAGPPTEDAITILLVEPNPGDARLFDESFADANIACDVHTVSDGTNALDFVHRRNDHVERPRPDLVLLDFHLPGVSGEDVLTELKSDPAFRRIPVIVMTSSDTEEDIARSYDLHANAYVQKPIEPDEFVELVRSFENFWLTFVRLSSSETGEMSEMGETNKGDGASKTDETNEANEANEE, from the coding sequence ATGTCGGCTATGGCAGGGCCGCCGACCGAGGACGCGATCACGATTCTGCTCGTCGAGCCGAATCCGGGGGACGCGCGGCTGTTCGACGAGTCGTTCGCCGACGCGAACATCGCGTGCGACGTCCACACCGTCTCCGACGGCACGAACGCGCTCGATTTCGTCCACCGCCGCAACGACCACGTCGAGCGGCCGCGGCCGGATCTCGTCCTGCTCGACTTTCACTTGCCGGGCGTCAGCGGCGAGGACGTCCTGACCGAACTCAAGTCCGATCCTGCGTTTCGGCGGATTCCGGTTATCGTCATGACCAGCTCCGACACCGAGGAGGACATCGCCCGCTCGTACGACCTCCACGCGAACGCCTACGTCCAGAAACCGATCGAACCCGACGAGTTCGTCGAGCTCGTCCGCTCGTTCGAGAACTTCTGGCTGACGTTCGTGCGGCTCTCCTCGAGCGAAACGGGCGAGATGAGTGAGATGGGTGAGACGAACAAGGGTGACGGGGCCAGCAAGACAGACGAGACGAACGAAGCGAACGAGGCCAACGAGGAGTAG